The sequence aaaggacatttacgacggtcgtgtcctatttgcgagcatataccacatttacgcgcataaacggtatcaccaacatccatttagTTCCGTATATGCGTTCTTTGTTGCACTTgcagcttgcgcaaatagtccttgttacacaccattttaaatagtTCCGGCGGctaataatgctcagcacccaatggctgcaactgcccaccATATGTGTTTACGTATACagcaacactgtattgcctatcaacatagttggtttcccctaaaccaacttgttgaaagcacttcatggcatgtgcatacgacatgtggtagatggtccatttcccacatgaacacaATCTGCTGGCTTCATTCACCATCTGTAAATTATTCCCCCGGTGTCCGCGGATAGCGGTGTGAACTTCAAAAACACCCCGATCGTGATCGTATTGTAaatatgaatgccaatgtgctcgcctcaTGTACTTCTCAAATCTTCTCatcggtattggcataaattgaacatCCATgtccatcaattctgatgcagctctatgcctttcaacaaacctctctgcaatctgtttgaatgtcatccggaccatggcagtgacaagcaatccacgtgcagacttcaataagtCGTTGAatgactctgacacatttgtagtcagggctccccatcgtcttccaccatcagcatgcaatgtccacatatgaagctcatgtcccatcagccaagtataggctcgtggaTCTAACTACCGGATCACTTCCATGCGCCTCGTGAATTTGCACTCCTAGTGCTCAGTTgtagccatccacattaaatcatgcaaggccTTGTCGCGATATTTCTTCTAGAAAttgaaattggccttcaggttcCTCACACAGTAATGGTGGTATGCATAGGGTTCCTACCATTCAGGCAAATACCGTACATAACTTAAAATACTACCATGTTGATTAGATATTAGACAAGTACCTGAatgctgtttgacaacgtgctgcttcaagtggttcaaaaaaaacgtccacgtctcttcgctttcattggcacaaatggcAAAATCTAGTAGAAATATTTGTCtattggcatctactgcaactgcgatcaaaagcttaatatcatattttccatagacatgagtactgTCTATGGAAATTACTAGACGACAATGCACAAAATTATCAAtgctggtttaaatgaccagaacacatagttgaaaatatatttcgGTCTTTCCGGACTCTGCTCGTGCCTCTATTTAACAACAGTCCCGGGGTAAAAGTATTTTAGTGTGGCCATGTACTTGGGTAGAGATaaaaatgacttatcccagtcaccataaataatttcaaaagcacgtttgcgcccgagatatgcctttcttttggttatagtacactcatattcctggtggactaatgtaatacactctttaatcttgtacCTAATGGACACTTACaagtgtggaatcaagacaagagaaatcaagtctacatccaagttgaagtgattctcattgaatgtgtccatttcacatatgtgggtgctaatatatttacccactttccacaaccctgatttcttcttgctggcacgcaacatccaatgacaacccataaagtctctacggcAAAGAGCCTTGTATGCCTCCGTAGTTGACTCTCTTACCGTCATCTCAAGGCAATCTCTTACGCTGTAGATTTTTACAACCCTGATTAGGCGAGCTTTATTGGGAAAATACATGCCCTTTTGCTAGCACCGCtagtctagactcatcccacattgctgaaTGAAATTCGTCagcatcccttgtgagggcatccacatccggcatacttggcaaattatcaaggtagggaatattccgctcatgaaacGGCACATGAGACTCGTACACTCTTAGTCTAACAGGAGGTggaggagcatgctccctcgtcagctcaggttcgaCATTCACTTCCTCCTACTCCTCATCACCCTCAttagggaagggtgtgtcatatCCAGACTCATTGGCATTATtatcataatcactatcatcttcctgactctgcgcatctgccaaatcatGAGTCAATACATCAtctatgggcaactgtgtgaggtCAGGAATATCAAGTTGCTCATTTTCAttgcacaaaaagaacaaaatgataagctactcaaattgataaatactttacatattgatatatcacttcacttacaagtcgtactgtgtTGGCGTTCCATGATGGacattttcttgttggtgatgactctcGGATGGACCACTGTGGTCCAACACGCCAGAACTATGCATATTCCAACTAGGagcggggtcataacttgtaaaattcatatccggaccgtaccccctatgaaaaatataagtgttaatacaaatccaattcaaacataaaataaacatcgctaaagcATAGAAAAATTAAAGTATTCCAGTTgtcttgtggattatataaagtcaaaaaattattTCCTTGCTGCTCAATCGCCggtggtgataagtttaaatcaaggcgaACTCTTTCATCACgaatctgtccggcaaaaactgctccagaataaccacccggtgactgggggttatccctgCTATGCACAACCTtattattgggaacgtcttcaatcttgacgtacatttccaacaattttattacaataaattccctgtattcatccggaatccgcaaaaaatctctaagagttttaTCATCTCCGATGTTAAAGTCaaaataataagcaaacccctgcggagtcacagaatacggaaatctaccggttactttaaggttcaccgaacgtttcctcacactcatttttttacgtaacaacgataccaatttatcgtaatCCATTGTAAGAGGCAATATAACATGATACCGTGGAGGTGAACTATACCTCACAAAGTTATTCTCCATTACAACCtcacccctccccccctcccccccaatataatgaaacccttatttttggctcttcagacattataaaaaaatgcttgataacaagaagaaaagtatgaacggaagtttgaaggtaagttttgaatggattttcataaaatcctaacgcctttaaataaggcaagtcctagCTCGGGTGCAGAATTTTTttatgtaaaacgcagtataataccgcgctttatatatttgaattattgttatgtcagttaaccgcagaacacttattggtggacccaaaaaataagtaaaatatgGTATAATACCGCGCTATATGTAAAACACGGTATTATACTGCGCTTTACTTTAACGACTAAAATTctgttaaagtaaaacgcagtataatattGTGTTTTATGTAGAAAAGTAACTTTTTGTAACACTGTAAAAAcatattttgagtccaaaaaagTTGGCATTTAAGTTTTGGACTCTCATTTAGTTACCTCGTGGGTTATATCACAGGAAGTGCAGGTTTAGTTGTAAAAGTTATTAAAATAAGCAAATAAAAAGCAGCATACTATAGCTAACAATTTTAGTTGTAAATAGtttaataaaacaaaacaaaaaagcaaATAAAAAAGGTTGTATGCTTATAGCTAGCAAGTTTTAATTGTTAAGAGTATAACGAAAAGTAAATAAAATAGGTAATAAACTATAGCTAACCAATTTTACATAATAATGTAAATAAACAAAAATGTAGCAATTATTTAACGAATCTAATGTAGAACAAAATATAAtagtattttgtttgatattagAATAAACATGCCAAGtccaacaatttaaaaatatatagtgatcatcttttttttaaaaaggaaaaaagtaaTCCAAAAACTTTTTTTAGaacacttttttaaaaaaaaaaaaattattgctaGCACAGTAACATATTGAACAATCACATTTACTGCAAATCAATCCTCAAAATTGAGAAGAGCTATAGAAAGATCAGCGCTAAAGAAAAATCCTCGAAATGGGTATCTTACTTTTACCGGCACCATATTCCATACTTTTAGTActtatgggtcaaaatctgactaAGGATACTCGGCACGGAGAGGTATTATTAGAAGTAATTTGGCCGAGGTCGACTAAAGACTAATAGAACTCACCGCTGAGTAGTCGATCACAGTCGAGGTCGAATATCAAGAGCAACAGTAACAACTAGTTTTGTAATAGGATCTTTAGGAGAATACTTCATCGAATATTCTCCGTACTTATATTTTTAGGGTTGATTAGGGGTATGTcacatataaatagaaagagagagaTAAGGTGAGGGGCATGTAAGATTCTCTGATAATCTCTTGAAAAGCATCTAGATAAATACAAATATCATCTTTCCAAAGAGATTCATTTTGTTGATTATTCTATACTTTTTCCATAAGATCAGAGAAAGTCTCCAATATTCTCATAGTTAtttatcattcatcattgtcaaaAAGAAGAATCATCCGCCTAATTCAATAATGGGTGAAGCATTCTCCTTATTTAAATTTAgtgccatttattgttatttaaggCTTGTTATTCTTATTCCATTATTGGCCTCGAAACATTAAATACATGTTATATTAAACGTATCCCGACACTGTCCTACATCATCTATGTAGGCTGATTTTAGATCTGAAGTTATTGTCTTTAACTAGGATTAACCTCTTATATATCAAATCAATTAGTTTGACCAAAGGTTcatattttttggccaaacaatttACCGCCGTCTGTGGGGACTTcctagttaaaattttagtttcttctagatctataaCTAACCAAATAAAAACACAAAACCCGATATTTTCTTATGCACACAGATCTAACATGGCAGGTAACAGAGAAGAAAGGATAAAGGCCGGTTTGTCGAGCAGCCGTATAGTGATGAGGCTGTACCACATGCCATacctaaaaccttcaaaatgctttCATAACTAAAAATATACAATGGTTCGACAGACCCTAAGGATCATGTGACTCACTATGTCATCGCAATAaaaggcaacgacctcgccaaaGAGCAAGTATCCTCCGTCTTATTGAAAAAGTTTGGAAAACCCCTTACTGGGGgcgcattaacctggtattcacAACTGCCTGCGCACTCCATTAaagcatttcaagagatgccCAACAAATTCGTAACGGCCCATGCCGGAGCTAAGAAGGCATAGGCAAGAGTAAATGATATATTTGCCATCAAACAATTAGAGAAGGACTGAGGGACTTCCTCGCTCGATTCAACCGTGTAAGGATGACCTTACCGAATGTATCAGAAGGAATGGTTGTGGTAGCTTTCCAGAACGGGTTGAACAGAAGTGGTTCAAGGGCGACCAAAACGCTGCTGAGTCGGCTCATGAAATATCCCCCGACCACTTGGGACGAAATACACAATGTCTATTGTGTCGAGGTCCGAGCCGAAGAAGACGACCTAAATGGACCAACCCAACGGTTGACCTCAGTACAAGCCGAGTCCAAAAAAGACCGGAGAAACGAAAATAGAAAGGATATAGCAGGTCCACGACCCAACCGAGAAAGGAATGAACTGTATGTCAAAGGCGCCATCATGCCGCCTTCCCGCCACGACGAAGGCCCATCTAGGCCAAGAACAGGGACTCACTGAAGCGAGAGAGGTATGCCTCGCTTACTATCTAtttacaatttttgtgtttcACCCTCAGATATAGTCTATGCATTGGAGAAGCTCGACCCAAAAGTGAAGTGGCCACAGAAGATGAGGTCTGACCTGAACACCGGAAGTCAAACGCCTTCTGCGAATTCCACCAGGAACAAGGTCACAAAACCAAGGACTGCATTGCTCTAAGTCAAGAGGTCGTGAACATGCTTCACCAAGGGCACTTGAAAGAGCTGTTGAGCGACCAAGGAAGGGTCAACTTTGCTCGAGGACGTGAACAGCACCAGAGCCCACCAAAACCACCTTTTCTAACTCGAACCATTCAAATGATCATCAGAGGAGGCGATGACGCATCGATCAACAGAGTAAAGTTTAACACCACCCACAAACTCAAACGGTCGATCACTCATGAATGGtatgatgaactcgaagaaagtatcatctttgataagtcagatacccacAGTTTGGTTTTTCCTCACTATGACgctcttgttatcactttacgCATATTAGATACAGATGTGAGATGCATTATGGTGGACAACGGGATCAGTGCGTGCATTATCTATCCTCGAGTACTTGAACAGatgaaactcgaggataagatagtaccACACTACATCACACTAACCgattttaacaatgcagttgaacgaaCATCTAGAGAAATCACACTCCCCATCCTGGCCGATGGCGTCTCTCTGGAAACCatattccacatcatggaccaggacaCAGCATACGATGCCATAATAGGTCAGCCTCGGATACACTCCATGAAGGCCATCTCCTCTAGCTTGTACCAAGTTATCAATTTTCCCACCCCATGGGGAGTATTCAGCATCCGAGGAGAACAATGCACTTCCCAAGAATGTTATCGCATTGCCCAGGATTATACATACACCCAACAAATGAAGGGCAAAGCCAAAAAGGCATAGCAATTAACAGGGTCGAGATCGAGCGGTGATGAAAGGAAGGACGTCATCAAAGAACCCGAAATCATAGAGGCTACGGGATCGACAGTAAAAGACCCCGATCCCGTCCAACATGATGATAACGGCCACAacaagaaagcttacatcggcCACAAGCTTCAGGAACCAGGTAAATTCTGTCATTTCTTAACGAATAATGCAAACTTGTTTCCCTTTTCCCATGCAGACATGCCAAGTATCCCAAAGGAGATAGCGATGCACAAGTTGAACGTCAATCCATTTTACCCCCGGGAGGCAAGTTAGGTGGAAGTTCAATTCTGCAATAAATGATGCAGTCTGCGAAGAGGTTGAAAAATTTCTAGAAAATGGCTTCATCAGAAAATCAAAAtatccccaatgggtcgccagtgtggtcatggtgaaaaagaagaacgaaAAATGGCGGATGTGCGCAGACTTCAcagatttgaataaagcatgcctAAAAGACTCATTCCCGCTCCCCCAAATCGACCAGCTCATTGACGCAACAGCCGTGCATGAGTTGTTAAGCTTACTAGACGCATACTCAGGTTATAAACAGATCCTCATGGAGGAATAAGAccaggagaagaccaccttcatcacccaccaaggaacgtattgctacagggtgatgccattcggactaaaaaatgcgGGGGCGATGTATCAAAGGTTGGTGACAAATatgttcaaagaccaactcggCAAAACCATGAAGGTGTATATAGACGATATATTGGTCAAGTCCACAAGGAAAGAGGATCCCATCGATCACTTGAAAGAAGCCTTCGATATACTCAGACGATACGGAATGAAACTGAATCCTGAAAAGTGCGCATTTGGCATGACCTCAGGGAAATTCCTGGGCTTCCTAGTGTCACAATGAGGCATCAAGGTCAACCCCGACCAAATCAAAGCTATAGAGGGTATACCGGAGAGCATAACCAATAAAAAACAAGTTCAGAGACTGACCGGCCATATAGTCGCCTAGTCAAGATTCATCTCACGGTCAACCGACAGATGCCACAAGTTTTTTGGCGTACTCAAGAAAGATAATGGCCTCCAATGGACCTCCGAGTGTGTCGACACCCTGAAGGAGTTAAAGTCTTACCTATCATCACTGCCACTACTGTCCAAAGTAGAGCGCGGAGAACGCCTCCTCGTCAACCTAGCCGTATCCGAAGTGGCAGTGAATGCAGTCCTGGTCCGAGAAAACAAAGGTGCGCAATCTCCcgtctattacattagcaaaaccttAGTCGAAGTCGAGATAAGGTACCCCCACCTCAAAAAATTGGCCCTAGCCTTGGTCATAGCTTCACAAAAGCTTAGACCCTACTTCTagtgccaccccatctcggtTGTCATGAGTTTTCCCTTGAGAAGTATTTTGGataagcccgaactatcgggtagattggccaaatgggccatagaattaaACGAATATGATATCACATATCAACCGTGAATGGCGATAAAGTCTCAAGTACTTGCAGACTTCGCTGCCAACTTCAGCGCAAAAATAATGCTTGAAGTCGAAAGAGAAGCTGCCAACACCTTTCCTCAAATACAAGATCTATGGATTTTGGAGATGGCACCTCTAATGCATCAGGGTAcagactgggactcgtactcgaggtcccGACTGGCGAAGTAATTTGCTAGTCCATAAGATGCCCTGACATGACTAACAATGATGCCGAGTATAAGGTCGTGATTGCAGGATTAAGGCTGGCACTCAAGTACAGAGCGAGGCGATTCGTCCTACATTGCGACTCTCAACTCGTCATCAACCAAGTCATAGGGACTTTCCAGATCAAAGATCAAAGGTTACAAAAGTATCAGGCTGAGATCTGCAAGCTGCTGCCCGAATTCGATGAATGCCAACTTGACCAGATCCCTCAAGTGCAAAATATCAAAGCATACAACTTCGCCAAACTAGCAGCGACCACTAAAAGCAGAACCGGAGAAGGAAACATGGTCACCTTCCTCCACTCATCAATTGATCAAATCGAGGTAAGGACTAcaaacctaacttgggactggtgcAACCGTATTGTTAAATACTTGCAAGACGGTGTTGATGTCGTCCAAATTCACACCACTAAATGGGATTGTGAagcggtcgatgcaattataattacccaacATGAATCAGGGTCGATTCCACAAAGAACTTATATTGGATAAGGTATATATCTGGACTAAGTGTATGATGTGCCCAAAATGCACTTCCACATTTTTAGTTGATTCTTTCTACTTCTAATTTTTATGCTAATAGTTGTAATGAAAAGCTAAAGAACGATATTTTCGGTGTTGTTATTTTTCAAgttgataaaagatctagggtcgcaACTTCCACCAAGGTAGTTACCTAACGGGTTGTAGGATTTAGGGCAAGTTTGATTGGTTGGGgtataatatagcaatcacacacaATTACCTACTCGATACCTCTGGGTAGTTAGAGTagtttttcccaatttggctttctcaagtccaaatggttaattcacaaaacaagtgatatatgctcaagtcgggtcttactatctctagattcaaccctttaattggggctatcaatttcttgagttcaccccaattccttgttagccaagtcttcctagacttagtctctttttctcaagtagagactaagtcaattaggcatgaatcaatgtttgcaaccattaattcttaaattcaaacaagaaccaggctaaatatcactaacccaattacaaacaagccctaaattaaatacccattaggtacccacactagggttaagtcacaaccctagctaaaaaattagctactcatagaggaacttgaagaaaataagattacactcataataaatgataaagggaagaaaatccaatgttaaaatgataaactattacaaagtcacccaaagcagtaaaggaaaaatggctATCTATGTTCTgatgttcaaaacttaacctaaatttgacaaaaagaactatttatacccaactaaaattatcggacaaaattacccctgcagaggttttgcggccgcacaattctgtgcgATCCGCACTTTGGTATTGGTTTGCCAGGATGGActtttgcggccacacaattctggGTTGCGACCTCACTTCTTCagattttgcggaccgcacaattatgagTGCGGACGCACTCTTGAGTTAGATCTTTGACATGGAAAgcttctacggaccgcacatttatgagtgcggTTGCACTTTtgattctgtggccgcacaataatgGTACGGTCCGCACTTCTTCGTGGACCAAAATCAGATCTCTCGGAACCTCATCTTCTGCAgccgcactataattgtgcggtccgcactataattgtgcggtccgtccGCACTTTGCATAGAAAATCTGATAGAGGAGTCTTCAtagtctgc is a genomic window of Nicotiana tabacum cultivar K326 chromosome 16, ASM71507v2, whole genome shotgun sequence containing:
- the LOC142170214 gene encoding uncharacterized protein LOC142170214, producing MLHQGHLKELLSDQGRVNFARGREQHQSPPKPPFLTRTIQMIIRGGDDASINRVKFNTTHKLKRSITHEWYDELEESIIFDKSDTHSLVFPHYDALVITLRILDTDVRCIMVDNGISACIIYPRVLEQMKLEDKIVPHYITLTDFNNAVERTSREITLPILADGVSLETIFHIMDQDTAYDAIIGQPRIHSMKAISSSLYQVINFPTPWGVFSIRGEQCTSQECYRIAQDYTYTQQMKGKAKKA